ACAAAAAACACGGACGGCAGTTTGAATTTTGGTAAGGTGAACGGTAATTTCTGGCAGACCGAAAACCTTTATCAGGCTTACCTCTATTACAAACCGTTTGGCAGAAACTACGACGGGCTGTTAGGGTACGGCGAATTCCGGACGCCGGTGAGATAGATTTTATCGGATTAATTGATCTGGATGTCTTGAGTTGTGGAAGATTGCAACGACCAGTATTTTCTTGTCGGAATGTGTGTAGTGAATGGTAAACGGAAATCCCTTAACGGTTGTTACTCTGATTTGTAAATATTTGATTTCAGCGGCTTCTGGATTACTTTGCAAAAAATTCGATTTGCTTTTTACGGCATTCGAAAATTTTTTCCCCAATCCTTTTTGGCGTTTCTCGTAGAATTTTACAGCATGCCTAAATTCAGATTGAGCTTCAGCCGAAATCAGCACCTGCATTTAAAAATCTTTTTCCAGTTCCCGTAAGACTTCATCAATTTCTACGGCGCTGTCAGGGTTTTGCTCATAATTTTCTAGCCTTTCAGCGACGATGGTCTGCTGCCACCCGGGAATATCTTTTCCGCTCGCGTTTTCGGATAGCGCTTCTACATAACCCCAAACTCTCTCCAGAGCATGTTCGGGCAAAGCTTTTAGCTTATCAGTAATTTGTTCAATGGTAATGTTCATTAATCAAAGTTATACAATTGATTTTAAACCAAATAAAACTCTCCAAGTTTTTCCTCGCAAAGGGTTTTCACCACATCAATCCACCGGTCTTCGTCGTTCAGGCACGGGATATAGTGGAAGTTTTCGCCGCCAGCATGTAAAAATTCACCTTTGCCTTCAACTGAAATTTCCTCGAGCGTTTCAAGGCAATCAGACACAAAGGCCGGGCAAACAATTGCAAGGTTTTTCACTCCTTTTTTAGGTAGATTTTCTAAAGTTTCATCCGTGTACGGCTCCATCCATTTATCTTTTCCGAGACGCGACTGGAACGTAACCAACGTTTTTTCACGCGGAATATTGAGCTTTTCAATAACCTTTTCGGTGGTTTTAAAACACTGGTGACGGTAACAAAACTGGTGGCTCGGATTGCTTTCGCGTGAGCAGCAGTCGTTCAGGTTACAGGTATTGGTAGGATCGGTTTTATAAATATGTCTTTCGGGCACGCCGTGATATGAAAACTGCAGCGCATCATAATTTTCGGGAAGTTTTTCGCGAATGCTTTCTGCTAAGCAGTTGATGTAGATTTCGCGGTTATAAAAGGGTTGAACGTAATTAATTTTAATACCGGGAAAGTGCTTTTTACGCACTTCTTCAGCCTTGTCAATCACGGTTTCGGTGGTGCTCATTGCGTACTGTGGATATAGCGGAAAAAGCACAATTTCCGTAACGCCCTGTTCTGTGAGATTGCGGATGCCGGTTTCGATGCTTGGCTCTGCGTAACGCATCCCGATTTCTACCGGGATGTCAATGAGCTTTTGCAGCTTTTGCTGAATCTGTTTTGTGATCACGATCAGCGGCGAACCTTCGTCAGTCCAAACTGTTTTATAGGCTTCAGCCGATTTTGCAGGCCGTGTTCTAAGTATTACGCCCTGCACCAAAAGTGAGCGGAAAAACCATCTGTAATCAATCACTTTTTCGTCCATCAGGAACTCGTCCAGATATTCTTTTACGTCTTCAACACTTGTAGATCTGGGCGATCCGAGATTGACTAATAAAATTC
This window of the Flavobacteriaceae bacterium 3519-10 genome carries:
- a CDS encoding Ferrochelatase, protoheme ferro-lyase: MKGILLVNLGSPRSTSVEDVKEYLDEFLMDEKVIDYRWFFRSLLVQGVILRTRPAKSAEAYKTVWTDEGSPLIVITKQIQQKLQKLIDIPVEIGMRYAEPSIETGIRNLTEQGVTEIVLFPLYPQYAMSTTETVIDKAEEVRKKHFPGIKINYVQPFYNREIYINCLAESIREKLPENYDALQFSYHGVPERHIYKTDPTNTCNLNDCCSRESNPSHQFCYRHQCFKTTEKVIEKLNIPREKTLVTFQSRLGKDKWMEPYTDETLENLPKKGVKNLAIVCPAFVSDCLETLEEISVEGKGEFLHAGGENFHYIPCLNDEDRWIDVVKTLCEEKLGEFYLV